GCCGGATCATCAGCCGCTTCGAGGAGAAGGGGCTGGCGATCGTGGGCTGCAAGCTGATGCAGATCAGCCAGCAGCTCGCGGCGACGCACTATGAGGCGCACAAGGAGCGGCCGTTCTACAAGGGGCTGGTCGGGTTCATGACCAGCAGCCCGGTGCTGGTGATGGCGGTGCGCGGGAACGGGGCGATTACGATCGCGCGCAACATGATGGGCGCGACGTTCGGCAGCAAGGCCGCGCCCGGGACGATCCGCGGCGACTTCGGCGTGTCGAACTCGTTCAACCTGATCCATGGTTCGGACAGCCCCGAGGCGGCGGAGCGCGAGCTGAAGCTGTTCTTCAAGGACGGCGAGGTGCTGAGCTTCGAGCGCGCGGGCGACAAGTGGATCTACGACATGAGCGGCGGGAAGCCGGAGTAAGACAACAAGACCGAACACAGAGCGCACAGAGTTCGACAGAGGGCACGGAGGAGGACTTTTGAGAGTCTTCCTCAGTGCCCTCTGTTTTTTCTCGGTCCACTCTGTGTTCCGCTTCGGTTTGTCGGAGGTCACTCGATCTTGAGTTGGCTGAGGTCGGCGTGGGGCTTGGGGGGTTTGAGGTCAAGGCTTTCGAGGAGCTCGACGAGCAGGCTGGAGACGGCGAGGTTGCGGAACCACTTCTTGTTGGCGGGGATGACGTACCAGGGCGCGACGTCGGTGCTGCAGCGCTCGAGCACGGCCTCGTAGGCTCGCTGGTATTCGTCCCAGTGCTTGCGCTCGTGGATGTCGCCGGCTTCGAACTTCCAGTTCTTGACAGGGTCGGCGAGGCGGGCTTCAAGACGCTCTTTCTGCTCATCCTTGCTGATGTGGAGGAAGCACTTGAGGATGCGCGTGCCGCTCTCGTGCAGGAGTTTCTCGAAGTCGTTGATGTGGTCGTAACGGAGCTCCCACTGGTCCTGCGGGACGAGGTTGTGCACGCGGACGACGAGGACGTCCTCGTAGTGGGAGCGGTTGAAGACTCCGATCTCGCCGCGCCGGGGGCAGGCGGCGTGGACGCGCCAGAGGAAGTCGTGCTCGAGCTCGGCTTCGGTCGGGCGGCGGAAGTTGACGACGCGGCAGTCGCGCGGGTTGATGCCGGTCATCACGTTGCGGATGGTGCCGTCCTTGCCCGAGGTGTCCATGCCCTGGAGCACGACGAGGATCGCGTAGCGGTTGTCGGCCCAGAGGAGCTCGGAGAGCTTGGAAAGGCGTTCGACGTTTCGGGTGTGCAGCGGCTCGGCGGAGGACTTGGTGAGGCCGTGGGTGTTGGAGGGGTCGATGTCGGCGAGGCGGGGCGAAGAGCCCGGGGCGACGGCGAGGGATTGGAGGAACTTCATGCGTTGAAGGTACAACGCGCCCGGCGGTGTGGGGCCGGGTTCGGTGTGCCTGCGCGTTTGGGGGCGACTAGGGCGCGGGGAGGCCTGCGGCTGCCAGGAGGTGGGCGGGGGTGGGCTTGCGCTTGGTGCGAGCGAGGTACAGGTCCTGGTTGTAGAAGGGTGGGGAGAGTGGGATTGAGATCGGGTTCGCAGCGGGGAAGGCAGATAGGTCGGCTAGGTCGGCGAGGTCTGCTTGGGGTGGCAGGGTTGAGGGGGCGGGCGTGTGGACGGGTGCGGGTGGGCGGTCGAAGGACGGCGCTGGTCCGCGGTGAGGCGGCGTTGACGAACGAACGTCGCGCGCCAACCACTCCCCGGCCCCCCTACGGGGGAGGGAGTCGGAGCGCGCGGCGGGGCCGCCACGGAGGATCGCGGTGGCGCCGCGGAGGATGGCGGTGAGGATGCGGCGTTTTTCGATGGGGTTGTCGGTGGTGGCCGCGAGTTTTTCGAGGTCGTCGAGGTTGCGGGTGAGGCGGGAGAGCTCGCGGTGCTCGCGGGCGATGGTGGCGAAGTGGTTGTGGGCTTCGAGCCAGGCGTGGACGGCTTCGGAGTGGGCCCACTTTGTGAGTTCATCGAGTGGTGTGCGCGTGCGGGCGGCGACGGCGGGGAGGTCGGCGTTGAGCTCCAGGAGCGCGGTCAGCAGGTGCCGCTGCGGGAGGTCTGGGAGTGGGGACGGCGCGACCATGATGGGGGGAGAATACGGTATTTGGTCGGGGTGTCAAGAGGTGTGTTCGGAATTTGCACGGCTATGTATGTAAGTGGTTGGGGTGGGAAGGAATAGGAGGCATAGGAAGTCAGAGGAGGTCATAGGAACGGGAGGGCAGGTGGTGCAAAGGTGGGCGTAAGAAGCGAGTTGTCAGCAAGCGCCGCCGCCGAGGACGCGGAAGAACGATTCGATGTCCTGGTCGGTGCCGATGTCGCCGTCGCCGTTGATGTCGCTGTTGGTGGGGCAAGTGGCGCAGCAGTGGCCGCCGAGGCAGGCGAAGAAGTCCTCGATGTCCTGGTCGGTGTTGGCTTCGCCGTCGTTGTTGAAGTCGCCAGCGAAGCCGAGGTTGTAGATGGCGACGGTGGGGCGGGGGTTGGCCCCCATGCCGTAGCAGGCGATGGCGAGATTGCCGTTCTGGAGTTGCGTCAGCTTCTCGGCGTAGTAGGGCATGCCTGCGAGTCCGGACCACTGGTTGGTCGCGGCGTCGTAGCGGGCCGCGCCCCACGCGGTTTGGGTATCGAACCAGCCGGAGGCGATGAGGTCGCCGTCGGGAAGGATGAAGGCGTCGGTGACCGAGCCGGAGAGCGGCGTCACACCAAGGCCATCGCCGACCGGTGTCCAGGCGTTGGTGGCGAAGGAGTAGCGGGCGACTCGGCGTGCAGGGGCGCCATCAGCCATGGTGAAGTCACCGAGCGCGAGAACATCGCCATTGGGCAGAAGCTTGAGGGTCTGTACCGTGTCGTTGAACCCGGTACCCATGGAGTGCCAGGCGCCCGTCGAGGTCTCGAATCGGGCCACGTAACGGGATGTGGCGGTGCCGATCCGCGAACCGCCGCCGGCGAGGACGAGGTCACCGTTGGGGAGCTCGAGGACGGACATGATCGGGGAGGCGGTGGCTGTCGTGGGGATGACCGTCCACTGATTCGTCTCCGGCGTAAGGCGGACCGCAGAGCCGCGGGAGCCGTCAGGTCCGGCGAAGGTGGCATAACCGCCGAAGATCATGTCACCGTTTGCGGTTCGCGTGATGCAGAACATGGCCCAGGCGCTGAGTACGGTCGGCATGCCGGCGAGGGGTGCCCAGGCATCCGTCTGCGAGTCGTAAAGCGCGACGAAGCTGCGCGGGGCGTCCATTCCGATTCCCATCCGCATCGTTTCGCCCGCGGCATAGAGCCGGCCCTGGGCGTCGGTCTCGAGCGCGAGGATGCGTCCGTCGGGCGTGTTGGGGTACGCGAATCCCATGCTGGACCATGTGCCTGATGCGGCGGAATAGCGGTGGATCAGTTGGTGGCTGCCGTCGCCCCCGATGACGATGTCGCCA
The sequence above is drawn from the Phycisphaerales bacterium genome and encodes:
- the ndk gene encoding nucleoside-diphosphate kinase, coding for METTLIILKPDAVQRGLMGRIISRFEEKGLAIVGCKLMQISQQLAATHYEAHKERPFYKGLVGFMTSSPVLVMAVRGNGAITIARNMMGATFGSKAAPGTIRGDFGVSNSFNLIHGSDSPEAAERELKLFFKDGEVLSFERAGDKWIYDMSGGKPE
- a CDS encoding polyphosphate kinase 2 family protein; the protein is MKFLQSLAVAPGSSPRLADIDPSNTHGLTKSSAEPLHTRNVERLSKLSELLWADNRYAILVVLQGMDTSGKDGTIRNVMTGINPRDCRVVNFRRPTEAELEHDFLWRVHAACPRRGEIGVFNRSHYEDVLVVRVHNLVPQDQWELRYDHINDFEKLLHESGTRILKCFLHISKDEQKERLEARLADPVKNWKFEAGDIHERKHWDEYQRAYEAVLERCSTDVAPWYVIPANKKWFRNLAVSSLLVELLESLDLKPPKPHADLSQLKIE